From the Perca fluviatilis chromosome 11, GENO_Pfluv_1.0, whole genome shotgun sequence genome, the window GTAATAGGATACTAAGTGGCTCTGGTGCAGATGTGGTTGATTTGATCATGTGATTCAAAGTCTTTAGTTTTGACTCAGAGGTCCCATAATGTCACTGCAGAAACTCGAGTGCTACTGTTTGCTCTGCTAATGTAAAAAGAACTGAACGCTTTTGTGAGAAACCCGACTCTTAAGCATTCTTGTGGGGAAAAGACGGTTTCACTACAAATGTCTCTTTCCTGCAGGGGACGAGTGTTCGCAGGATGAGAGTGGAGCGGCGGCCATCTTTTCCACGCAGCTGGATGACTTCCTGGGCGGTGGGCCGGTGCAGTACAGGGAATTGCAGAACTGCGAATCTAACACCTTTCTGGGTTACTTCAAGTCAGGAATCAAGTACCAGGTGGGCAAAGGGGGGAAAAGGGCATAAATTGACTTTGTTCCGAGACCTGTCCGTCTCAGCAACAAACTCTCGTGAGATCTGGGAACACGGATAGGCTAAAGTCAACTAACATTCGCGAACGCCCTAACAAAACAAATTTTCTTTATTGCTAAACATGGCTTTTAGCTTTGCAAaggtctaatgttagcaaaaGTCATAAATCatgcaaatataacttttcatccatccacacaacGTTCACTACACTTCcaaacgaggccacgcccctttaggagacaggaagtgtgtactgTTTCATACCATTGCGCAATCTTCAATTATAGAAAATATTTACCTGACCGCTCAACTGTTAGACAAGGGTGTGTCTTACCAAGAAAAGCAGAGGGATTATATATAATGACACCTCCCTGTGTAGATACAAAGGGCTCATTCTAAGCGAACAAAAACATTATTCGGTAaccctttacttgaaggtatctacataagagtgacatgacattgtcatgaacacatgaccctgtcatgacacatgaaccctaaccctaaccctaacttgtcatgacaaaaaccgaatgacacttaatgacagaagcgttatgtcataaacgtttatgacttgtttataatcaGTCCCtacagaaaaacgcgattatgcgatcgtataattcaatgcataatcagccaaagtctgatattcatgcgggggccgcattttttcaaatatgccgcactttcgctgcataaattgccgatttccgggcaaaatatgcggggcttgcatgatttcataatccccgcattttcgttgcaaaaaagtcacatatatcttagcagaaagttgaaaaatgttgcgtttacttcacacaagagcagccattttcccctgttgccatgggaacgtcattaagtaacataattacgcgacgtgaacatcatcaaaaagcagggtgttgggggaatcactttttttctctttttcatcaaaccgcagtttttgcaagttcccacagtttttgcaagttccctcaatttcattgcataaaatggcataaatatcccgcatattccatcgcattttttgaGAAACctgctgcataatcaaggatttttgcccgcaacaatcacaaaaaaactcagcatttttctggaaggactgtataatgtttatgacacgttcatgacagtgtcatgtcactcttatgtagataccttcaagtaaagtgtaacccattATTCTTACTTTCAGGTGATTGTACAGTAATGGAAACATAATTACGAATATTATACTTCATTTTTGCCGATAGATACTCACTGCTCCTTCAAAAATAGTTGCTATTgcgttttcagttttttaagtTAGCAACGAAGAGGTTACAGTATGTTTCTTACAGCATAAACAGTGAAAGTTATTatgacataaaaaaattaaaaacaagtcTCAGGACTAAACATATCTACAGGGTTTAATTATTGTCAGCATCCCATGAACTTTGGCAAGCAGCGAAGCTAATGAGTCTGAAGTTCAGAAGAAACACAACATTCCCCTTTCGCCATGTACAGTAGGCCAGGGTGTGTCTGCCTGACTGCATTAACTGACTGTAACCAAGGCAACCACCCGGTTCAAAGGAGGATATTTTGAAATACACACGCTAGGCCACTTTTTAACCAGCCATCTGTTTCCTATTGCCATGAAAACCACCAAACCTCCTTCTGGTTCTAGTTGGATTTAATTAGCCCAAAGTCTTGTTTACTGCTTTTGCAAAGTTGGAGGATGGAAACTCTGCTCTGCATATGTGCAGAAACACAATTcgcacgtacgcacacacacacacacacacacacacacacacacacacacacacacacacacacacacacacacacacacacacagtgtccttCAGAAAAATAGCAAGAGACTAAACTAAATCTCATTAACTCTTCCGAGTTTTGGTAACTCCACTGTTAGGAAACGGTCCTGCTATTACAACAAACAAAGTCTGCATTGTTGCCATGGAAGATTTGACTTCCTCTCTCTTGAGAAAGATGAACGGCATGAATGTGGTTTCCATTCTGAGGCCTAAATAGCCATTCCTCCAGATGCAAACAAGATGCTGTGTCTTTGTGGGTAAATGCTAGGCCaacagacattttaaaaacaagggAGTTACTCTTTGTATTTGTTCTCACGAACAGACGGTGCTTAATCCCAGCTTTAGTTTCTACATGTTACAAAAAAAGCCTATGAAACATTAAACTATCAAAGCAGTCGCATTGCTTTCCCACGTTTGTCTGATGCTAATTTGCAGTTATTAATTTCCATGCCTTGTAAAACCTGTTTTGTTTAATGGCTTCACAAAGGACGGCACATTACGGGACAATGCCGCCTCCCAGGTACACCACTGTTGCACAGAACAGACATGATCCTCCTTGCCAGAACCAGGCATCATGTTAGTTTCACTTTTCATATTTGATAAGGTTTATTGGCTGTTTATTAGCTGTGCTTTATAGAAGTTGGTAATCTCATTATTTGGCACAGCCTTTTGTCTTTTGAGGTTTTTACGCTGTTGTGTTGAACTCATTTCACCCTCACTGTGAAGCAGATGTTGAGCTCTGTGTGTCATGTAATCATCTGTCTCGTAACATCCTGCCTTAGAACCCTCAGTTGTGCATTTGTGACTGTTTATTTGGCTAACAAATGGTGGGTCGTAACCTAAAACGTGCGCTTGATGGAACATTTGTGACGTTTGCTTCCTTTAACGTGTTTACGTACACATTTCAGCTGTACGTTTAAGGAACGTTTTCTCACTGAAATGATTATTTTTGGTCACAGAAAGGGGGCGTTGCCTCAGGTTTTCATCATGTGGTGACCAATGACATGAGCGTGAAGCGCCTGCTGCATATCAAGGGTCGGAGGGCCATCAGAGCAACAGAGGTGGACATGTCCTGGGCCAGCTTCAACAAGGGAGACTGCTTCATTATCGACCTGGGCACGGTGAGCTGGGTTTTATctgttttagtgtgtgtttgtgtgtgtgtgtgtgtgtgtgttcaaactTTGAGCGCCAGCCATTAGAAATAATGGGTTTCAGAGCGCTGTTGTCGCGTATGGTCTGAAAGGCCCTCAACATAATTCTTAAAGTTAAAATCCTTGAGATTTTCATGAACTCCAAGCCCAAACATGATACTTTTTATGGTCATTGGCATGGCATTTTTTCAGCATTAGCCATTTGATGTATTTATATCCTGTATTACCTCTCTATATAGCTTTCATATATAGTTTTCATTGCTAGTGGCGGAGTCCGCCATTCCCGTGCTGAATTCCAGTTGCCTACTATAGcagagcccctattatactcctttacagcgtcatatttgtatttggggtctactagaataggtttacatgctttgatgtttaaaaaaaacatatgatgtatttcatactgcccattgctgctgctcctctgccTGAAACACTCTGGCTGCATCTCATTGctcttatttgatagctctgcgactcctcggtcctcggctgaaccagGCGTAGTTCTGTCCCgcctcggtgaaggccgtctcaaagctcttatttctgccccgaggagcgagcatcgaggagggatcaccgaGGAGCTATAGCCGAggatacacaagagcagccttcctggaagcaaaattatgaatcccactatggccatgccaagacccgccctacgaagcagctcaattgtttggggttaggcatttcaccttgagtggttaaggttaggatagctataggggataggacctgaacaaatggggttacgttatcTTGCGTtctcatggacgcctggccaataaatgctattgaagggcgggtcttggtgtggccatagtgggattcgtaatatcgtgCAGCTggaggagttgctaactccgcccatacagctgacaaattcatgtgacgcttcagaggaaaggacgtctcatcctgCTAAAATCATTTCCTcggttcctctctcctcccataaTTTCCCATAAATGGAGGCAAGTGGAGTACTCGAGGAGGCAATATAAGCGACATGAGATGCAGCTtctgtctgagctcttggcccgccttcttgaaaagcccagtctgctctgattggtcagctggcccactgagttgtgattggtcaaacaaattcaaacaagccactgggcgggctgtgcttgctcaggcatCACCTACGGGCAGCACATATGAAAACAAACTGAGCATTCATTCacaatcagtgacatcactgatGGAGGAATTTTAAACAGGATTGTGGATGAGGTGTTtcaggcagttgagaaaaaaatgtctcatgaggattttaactttaatatttcctgtctttctctctcctgcaGGACGTCTATCAGTGGTGTGGCAGTGAGTGTAACCGTTTCGAAAGGCTAAAGGCCGCCGAGGTGTGCATCGGCATCAGAGATAATGAGAGAAACGGCAGAGCCAAAGTGCACATGGTGGAGGAGGGGGACGAACCGGAAGCAATCATACAGGTGACCATTGGCGATTTTAGAtgctttttaggggggctcaaattccatctcagcccccctaaaaattataataatttttttttatcaaataaatgttagtgcttcaagttagagtttgcaaacttgtctgttagtgacagtggacaaacaattacaagttcaaagggcttgaaacaggtttaataacctgtgtgtctgtcgccGATGCTATGGACccgtaacccagtcaaggaaagggttaacagaaacgtgGTGTCggccaatcagaggaggttgtgccagactcccgcctttggctgagtctctatcatagactgttaatattaatggacaaagcatccggttcggtgaagtgctgcaaatgcggaagtgccttaaacctgcattctatctgaattccagcagggggcgacacgtgcggttgcaaaaggaggtcggtttctgtagaagtctatgagaaagtgacccacttctcacttgatttattacctccgtaaacattttcatcatgagtttatggtctcaatcgctacttttaagtcttctgcaatacagaatgatgttcatttttggaattatggtctcgttgattttaaaatcgacgATAAAGCaaggggtgttttagggcgtggctatgatgtgattgacagtcTGCGGCCTGtcttatatgtaatataactatgggacaaagatatatttaaagCGTTGCCAACTCTCAGCTAACGTCATAGTCAGATAGAGCCCAACAGTctatggctcctccctcactcctccctctggTCTAAAAtagtcacatccgcaaccaagatggctgcgcccgtaacggcaaactcgacgactcatagcagatctccacaaaccaatgggtgacatcacacatgctctgtccattaatattaacagtcaatggtctctatctgatctgtcagagggagagcaggagcgCGGTTgggaagtttaacgttggtagtccccagagaagaagttggtaatgTCCTGGCGCAGATAAGAACCTAAATTCAAACGTCAGCAACTAAAAtagctgaatgttagaacattgtgtcaaattggtcgttattactgtgacttataaagtgtcaggtttagatTATCAGCTATTGAAATTACTGATTTGGCAGAGGGGgtggttaacacttttgcaaggcactgtatccatgTTAcgttctcattaggggctgagcccccctaaaggtctgatcctagaatcgcccctggagGTGACACACaatttcacatacacacacattcctctTCTGGTGAATCTCAGCCGCACACTGAAGCTTTCAGCCCAAAGGTGATCAGATGTGAGCAGAAGCAGCTATAAGTGTTAGTGGGATTAGTCAGCGTGGGAACAAGTGGACACAATGCTGTCCTTTGTAATGCGCTGCTCATGTGCCAACTCTGCGCCAAGGCGGCATTTTAAACACTTCCTTTACAACGAGAGGAGGGTTAACTCCAGAGAGGCctaatgagagagaaagagagagagagagagagagagagagagagagagaaagagaggatagagagaatatatatatatttttttgaatcTGAGAAAAGCTGTAGAACGTAGTCTACAAAACAAATCACCATCAAGGCTGCCGTGTCTTTATCTGTGTATAAAAACTAAATTGTAACTTGGAGCAAAAGTGATAATCATGACCAAAAAGAGGAAAACAATAACTCATTCCTCTGGTTGTGTAGACTCTGGGGCCCAAACCCGACATTGCTCCCAGCACTGTGGATGATGATAAGGTAGACACCTCCAACAGAAAGAAGGCAGCCCTCTACATGGTGAGTGATGTAAGTAACGGTCAGTAACATTTCACAgaatttatatactgtatatactgtatatgtggctTTGATTTCTGGGTGGGAAATAAGAGTTCCTAACTACAAATTGATATTACACTAAACAGGATTAAAAATGTATAGCCTGATAACTGTGGAAAAAAAGGAGTGTGCTGCATTCTTGTGCTACTGATTTGATAGCCTGGATCCAGTCCAAAAGAATTGCAAAGATTAACATGACTTTCCAAAATCAGACAAAAAATTTCGAGTTTGAGAATGGTATAAAATAAGATATGTATGTAGCTCATATGATAAAGTCTACACTGGCACATTCTGCAGTTACAAAGAGGCACCTTGACAATATGAAAAATCAAAATATGTTTGAATATTGTAACAAATGAAGAGGCTTTGAGGCTGTTGAAGAAACATGTCCTCACTTTACTGTACACTTTGAGAACATGTCTCAGTAGTGTCCtcgagcaagacactgaacctcAAGTTGCTCCCCGGACGCTGCTACTGTGTGTGGCTGTCCTAatgcttaggatgggttaaatgcagagattgAAGTACTGTACgattgtatgtgacaaataataaAAGGTTTCTTGAATGTAGCTGGTAGCTGAtgctgtccctctgcttcgcaGATCTCCGATGCCTCTGGCTCGATAAAGGTGTCAGTCGTGGCTCCGGCCAGTCCCTTCAAACAGGCCATGTTGTCCCCAGAGGAGTGCTACATCGTGGACAACGGGGTGGACAACAACATCTTTGTCTGGAAAGGTGCCGACAGCTTTACAGACTCAAGAACACGGCAGGAAAAAgagcattagcatttagcttttCCTCCATTAGTTTCTCCTGCAGAAATTCTAAACATGCTATTTTAGAAAATAGTAGACACTAGGCAGTTAAGCACAAGGGAGAGTCAAATCGCACCGTGTTCTTGAGAATTATGGCCTTCTCACCATGTCATGTCTTATCTGACTCCAACCAGGTCCCAAGGCCAACGCGGCAGAACGTAAAGCAGCCATGGCAACAGGTCAGCAGTTCATCAAAGACAAGGGATACTCCGCCAAGACACAGGTAACGCTGACATGTCAAACAAACACGTGTCTCGCAGAAAAGCAGCATCTTGGTTTCAAATAATTAGGGGAGACTTTCCTCTGTTGTGAGatgatttaaagtgctcatattatgcttttcggctgttcccctttcctttattgtgttatatatcttttttgtgcacgttataggtttacaaagtgaaaaagcccaaagtacaccccaaagggacttaccatctccaacagaaaacactgttcacaaactgctccaaacagctctattgtagtccagcctttatttCTGTGACGAATGcacgtcactttgtaacacacgttataatgctcgcctagctgctagtgtggcacgccctagtggtagtccttacctagctactgcgcatgtgtgactcccaacaaagatggaacagaagtgagatgcctcactctgtagctaaaacagagagctcaacacaaaagaggagctgcagcaatgttttttgaaaattaaaccatgtaaaccgattctgatataacctctaaatacaattatgaacctgaaaatgagcataatatgagcactttaaagaaaatCCTCACATATGATGTCAAGTTAAAGATgcaggtaattaaaaatgtCTTCTCTGACCTATTTCCCTTACAGATCCAGGTACTTCCTGCAGGAGCTGAGCCGACTATGTTTAAGCAGTTCTTCAGCGACTGGAGAGACAAAGACCAGACAACCGGCCCCAGTAAGGCTTTCACCATCGGCCGCATAGCCAAAGTGGCGCAGGTGCCCTTCGATGCCTCCACCCTGCACTCCAACAAGGCCATGGCAGCCCAGCACGGCATGGTGGATGATGGCAAGGGCAAAGTccaggtataataataataataataactttatatgtatagcactttaaaaaaaaaagggtttacaAAGtgctacacatacacatatatacacatcatGATATTAGTGAAAATAGAAGATGGGACACATttaaattacagaaaaaaatgacaattcaATAAACAAAATGAACAGGTGATAGGGTAACAAGACAATGAAAAAGACGATATAAGCAAattcataaaaatgtgttttaagaagtgatttaaaagaagtCACTGATTCAGCAAGCCTCATCTCCTCGGTCAGGTCGTTCCAAAGCTGAGGAGCTCTAATAGAGACGATCGCCTCTGGTTTTAAGCCCCAACTTTGGAACAGTTAGAAAGGCCCTGCCCGAGGATCTAAGGCTGCGAACAGGCTCAGCATTGGGTCAGCATTTCTAGGATGTAGTCTGGGGCTAGACCCTGACTGATGAACTTTAAGAGTGATCAGTAAAATCTGAAATCAATTCTTGAACTgacagggagccagtgaagtGGAGCTAGGATAGGAGTGATCTGATGTTGTCTGTTATAAGTGTGTTAAAAGAGAACCAGATAAAACAGTGTGGTAAGTGTGGGGAAAAACAGGTTGTGGTACTGGCTTCCAGATTTGGCGTGTTGAGGGAGAAATGGTGCCTGTGGATCCCTCCTCCTACGGTCAGTTCTACGGCGGAGACTGTTACATCATCCTCTACAGCTACAGACAGGGAGCCCGCGAGCAACACATCATTTACACCTGGTGGGTAAcaacaaacatgcaaacacatatgTACTGTGCAATTTGTGTAATGCAGTATGAATAACATACTGTAGGTGAGCGTGTACACACATTACCCCACCACACCCagtcacacccacacacccagtCACACCCAGGAGAATTCTTTGAAAACCCTTcagactgtatgtgtgtgtgtgtgttactgtgttagGCAGGGGCTGAAGTGCACACAGGATGAACTGGCTGCGTCGGCATTCCTCACAGTGAAGCTGGATGACTCAATGGGAGGCTCCCCAGTTCAGGTTAGTGCTTAACGCTGGCACACCGCACACCTTTCCGTCGCACGTAGGTGCAGGTTCAGATGCTGTACGGTCCCATCGTTATCCCAAATATTTGACAAACTAAACACCAGACTTGACCGACAGACTGTGACTCAGGGAGTATTAAAGGGATAGTtaaaaatgaatgcatttaGTGTAAGAAGTAATTATattaggagttattttttttcctagAAGCTGACATGAATAGACAAAGCTCCAGTTGTTTTCTGAATACGACAAGAGGATTGTGGAAAGAAGTTGAGTAAGAAGTTACAGCTTAGGTGTCAAAATTGAGAACTAACCTGAAACTTTGACAATAACATAAAGCGTCTACCTTCTTATTGATTAAAACTCTGTACATAACTTGTACAAAGTTGTTTGGCTTGGGTGctctaaagcaggggtcttcaacgttttttaagccaaggaccccctaactgaaagagagatggaacaGGGACCCCTTGCTACGtagaaaatgaagttgcatgaaactgggcctacaataacatgtagggcggcctaaaggcTTCATACCTTTGTTTGCATATGCTaataaaatagcctaataattgtttgcatgattttataaatcatgtttaatgttaaaaatacatgtggcaAAGGGAATCCTTAaaattaactgtatctgtggattgctaccttagtgactaccttgcCTATAGGTCAGTATGCCTATTATCAGTTGGAAttcatatttgctaataatatgttggattcatgttaggaTGTTaggatttttgaaaaaaatttaaaacctaacaataatttggaggcccccctgcatttactctgaggaccccctaggggtcccggacctcCTGTTGAAGACCCATGCTCTAAAGGATGAGTATAATAGAGACAGTGCTAAAGGGGGTTCAGCGTCTTAAATCTATTAAACTAAATTATTACAGAGGATTAAGTACAGGTCTCTAAAACCCAAAATTGCATTAATATCTTCACTCTTCTGCCACGAAAAACAACCATCCTTGGACAACCAGCAGAGGGCAGTGTCACTGTAATGTTCATATGTTGATATCACTAAACACAAACTACTGCGCTTCCTTACACACCACATAATAAATTTAGGATTTACAACAACTTTACAGTCATGGCCAGAGTTGGCCAACAAGTGCTGCCACATCACCTACTGAAATGTGAAGCTTCAACTCATGCCTGGAGTTACTTAAGAAAGAGTCTCATTTATTTGATTGTTGCATCAACACAAAGGGGAAAAATTCAACCTTGGTCAGTGACTATTAAAAGGCAAACCCTCACTAATAATAACGACATTGAACTGTTTCAGGCATTATTTTATACATGCTTTCTTTAAAACACCCTACAGGCggttttgtatgttttagccCATTtactacaaatgaaatgtactttATCCATCAGATTCTGTTAAATGATCTATGGTTCTGTAAGAAAAGTATTCAAACTGGCTGGAAtaccaaataaaaacattttgaacacaGAAAAGTATTCAAACTTGATGTGTTAACATCAATAAAAGTATgaagtaaagtaaaaacaatgtaaagtCTACAACATTTGTAAACATATTAGCATGGTCCCTATACATCTTCATATAGACTGCCTGTTAATTAGACATATAGACTGTTGATATTACTGGATATGGTGACatacaatattttatttggtCACTTATGTATGTAAGCTAGAATAGCCACCAACTTTCAcggtgaagtttttttttaatgccttGATCCATACTGCAGGTGAGAGTGACTCAGGGCCAGGAGCCTCCACACCTGATGAGCCTGTTCCAGGGCAAACCCATGATCATCCACATGGGAGGAACGTCACGCAAAGGTGGACAGTTGCAGGCCGCCAGCACTCGCCTCTTCCACATCCGGCAGAGCTCTGCGCGCGCTACCCGGGCTGTGGAGGTGAGCCGTCTGCCAGCACGTGGGCTTGTGTTGTCACTAGGGCTGTTactgaattcaatacttttttaggcactgaccgaatggcctctaaagtatcgagtatcaaaaatgccttgtcattcaatatccaatttcaatacctaaggagtatctcatcagcgtcagtgagccaataagcatgcagcatgcttctaccaagatttTATATGATCTTATATTATATTTGTGATAGGCTAACATTACACGGCGTAGAGGCAGTCAGGAAAAACTCTATGGCACGCACAGAGAcaggctcacgtagtaggagctgaaaaatgaatgtgtaatgttgtaatttctttttttttttataatattggtatcgaaaaaaagtatcgtttaggaaccggtattgCAGTTACCATATTGGCATCGGTACCGGCATCAACATTTtatgaacgatacccagccctagttgtcaTCCTTGATTTCCCCTCTTACCTGTCTACATGTGTCCCCCCCCAGGTCGAGGTCTCTGCTTCCAAACTGAACACCAACGACGTGTTTGTGCTGAAGACCCCAAAGGCCTTGTTTGTGTGGCGGGGAGTGGGTGCCAGTGATGAGGAGGTGGGGGCTTCCAAGCATGTGGTGGACTTCCTGGGTGGCAGTGCCACCCAAGTGTCAGAGGGCAAAGAGTCAGGTGAGTGTCCCCTGAGGACCAATATGCTGTATGTAATAAAAGGTTgttacttaaagctatagtgcgcaactattctatattttataaATGCCCGTTACATTAAAGCTATTGcaaaatgagttgatacaaagctaattaagcccaTCACCTCTACAAAACTCTctcagagccacggtgccgctgcaaaatagtgtacgttcaaaggttgttttagtcgtgcaacagacaactcgtggatatagactagcctgTGCAGTAGTTCAAAGCCAAAAGTTATATGTAATcagttgtactttacttaagtgacAGAACTTTGAGGATTAAAAGCAGCTCAACTCtgttatgttgtt encodes:
- the scinlb gene encoding scinderin like b isoform X2, whose protein sequence is MVSHKEFVDAGKKPGLQVWRIENMDLKPVPKGLHGSFFTGDAYVLLFTTPAPSYNIHMWLGDECSQDESGAAAIFSTQLDDFLGGGPVQYRELQNCESNTFLGYFKSGIKYQKGGVASGFHHVVTNDMSVKRLLHIKGRRAIRATEVDMSWASFNKGDCFIIDLGTDVYQWCGSECNRFERLKAAEVCIGIRDNERNGRAKVHMVEEGDEPEAIIQTLGPKPDIAPSTVDDDKVDTSNRKKAALYMISDASGSIKVSVVAPASPFKQAMLSPEECYIVDNGVDNNIFVWKGPKANAAERKAAMATGQQFIKDKGYSAKTQIQVLPAGAEPTMFKQFFSDWRDKDQTTGPSKAFTIGRIAKVAQVPFDASTLHSNKAMAAQHGMVDDGKGKVQIWRVEGEMVPVDPSSYGQFYGGDCYIILYSYRQGAREQHIIYTWQGLKCTQDELAASAFLTVKLDDSMGGSPVQVRVTQGQEPPHLMSLFQGKPMIIHMGGTSRKGGQLQAASTRLFHIRQSSARATRAVEVEVSASKLNTNDVFVLKTPKALFVWRGVGASDEEVGASKHVVDFLGGSATQVSEGKESGDFWTALGGKKEYQTSKSLQSVAHPPRLFGCSNKTGRLIVEEVPGDFTQSDLATDDVMLLDTWDQIFLWVGNEANAEEKTGAPKLAKDYVDSDPSGRKGLPITTIKQGAEPPTFTGWFQAWDSNMWDGCPLDKIRARF
- the scinlb gene encoding scinderin like b isoform X1, producing MVSHKEFVDAGKKPGLQVWRIENMDLKPVPKGLHGSFFTGDAYVLLFTTPAPSYNIHMWLGDECSQDESGAAAIFSTQLDDFLGGGPVQYRELQNCESNTFLGYFKSGIKYQKGGVASGFHHVVTNDMSVKRLLHIKGRRAIRATEVDMSWASFNKGDCFIIDLGTDVYQWCGSECNRFERLKAAEVCIGIRDNERNGRAKVHMVEEGDEPEAIIQTLGPKPDIAPSTVDDDKVDTSNRKKAALYMVSDISDASGSIKVSVVAPASPFKQAMLSPEECYIVDNGVDNNIFVWKGPKANAAERKAAMATGQQFIKDKGYSAKTQIQVLPAGAEPTMFKQFFSDWRDKDQTTGPSKAFTIGRIAKVAQVPFDASTLHSNKAMAAQHGMVDDGKGKVQIWRVEGEMVPVDPSSYGQFYGGDCYIILYSYRQGAREQHIIYTWQGLKCTQDELAASAFLTVKLDDSMGGSPVQVRVTQGQEPPHLMSLFQGKPMIIHMGGTSRKGGQLQAASTRLFHIRQSSARATRAVEVEVSASKLNTNDVFVLKTPKALFVWRGVGASDEEVGASKHVVDFLGGSATQVSEGKESGDFWTALGGKKEYQTSKSLQSVAHPPRLFGCSNKTGRLIVEEVPGDFTQSDLATDDVMLLDTWDQIFLWVGNEANAEEKTGAPKLAKDYVDSDPSGRKGLPITTIKQGAEPPTFTGWFQAWDSNMWDGCPLDKIRARF